The Ovis aries strain OAR_USU_Benz2616 breed Rambouillet chromosome 11, ARS-UI_Ramb_v3.0, whole genome shotgun sequence genome window below encodes:
- the RNF227 gene encoding RING finger protein 227 has translation MQLLVRIPSLPERGELDCNICYRPFNLGDRAPRRLPGTARTRCGHTLCTACLRELAARGDGGGAAARVVRLRRLVTCPFCRAPTPLPRGGVVAISVDSDLWSRLEAKVRRESYEAGGDANREADDEEKESEKGAGPRSAGWRALRRLWARVLVPARGWRRPLPSNVLYCPEVKDLAHMTRCTQ, from the exons ATGCAGCTCCTGGTGAGGATACCGTCTCTTCCAGAGCGCGGAGAGCTGGACTGTAACATCTGCTACCGGCCTTTCAACCTCGGGGACCGCGCGCCCCGCCGCCTGCCCGGGACGGCGCGCACCCGCTGCGGCCACACACTCTGTACCGCGTGCCTGCGCGAGCTGGCGGCGCGCGGCGACGGTGGCGGGGCGGCGGCGCGCGTGGTGCGCCTGCGCCGCCTCGTCACGTGCCCCTTCTGTCGCGCGCCCACCCCGCTGCCGCGCGGCGGGGTCGTGGCGATCTCTGTCGACTCGGACTTATGGTCGCGTTTGGAGGCGAAAGTCAGGCGCGAATCCTATGAGGCGGGTGGCGACGCGAACCGAGAGGCCGATGACGAGGAAAAGGAGAGCGAGAAAGGGGCGGGGCCTAGGAGCGCAGGGTGGCGCGCGCTCCGGCGGCTCTGGGCCCGGGTGCTGGTGCCCGCGCGCGGGTGGCGGCGCCCGCTGCCTAGCAACG TGTTGTACTGTCCAGAGGTCAAGGACTTGGCCCACATGACCCGCTGCACGCAGTAA
- the KCNAB3 gene encoding voltage-gated potassium channel subunit beta-3 isoform X2 translates to MQVSIACTEQNLRSRSSEDRLCGPRPGPGGGNGGLVGVGHGNPPGGGGSGPKARAAVVPRPPGPAGALRESTGRGTGMKYRNLGKSGLRVSCLGLGTWVTFGSQISDETAEDVLTVAYEHGVNLFDTAEVYAAGKAERTLGNILKSKGWRAETERGLSRKHIIEGLRGSLERLQLGYVDIVFANRSDPNSPMEEIVRAMTYVINQGLALYWGTSRWGAAEIMEAYSMARQFNLIPPVCEQAEHHLFQREKVEMQLPELYHKIGSQSPHPCLSLGLTITEIPFPHPVLSVLGVGSVTWSPLACGLITSKYDGRVPDTCRVTIKGYQWHKDKVQSEDGKKQQAKVMDLLPIAHQLGCTVAQLAIAWCLRSEGVSSVLLGVSSAEQLVEHLGALQVLNQLTPQTVMEIDGLLGNKPHPKK, encoded by the exons ATGCAGGTGTCTATCGCATGTACTGAGCAGAACCTTCGCAGCCGGAGCAGTGAGGACCGTCTGTGTGGACCCCGGCCGGGCCCCGGGGGCGGTAACGGCGGGCTGGTCGGCGTGGGGCATGGGAACCCTCCAGGGGGAGGAGGGTCGGGCCCCAAGGCCCGGGCCGCCGTGGTCCCCCGACCCCCGGGGCCCGCTGGGGCCCTCCGAGAGAGCACCGGCCGAGGCACTGGCATGAAATACAG GAACCTAGGAAAGTCTGGTCTTCGGGTATCCTGCCTTGGCCTAG GTACCTGGGTCACATTTGGTTCTCAGATCTCAGATGAG ACAGCAGAGGATGTGCTGACAGTAGCCTATGAGCACGGTGTAAACCTGTTTGATACCGCCGAAGTGTATGCAGCAGGAAA GGCTGAAAGAACCCTAGGGAACATCCTCAAGAGCAAAGGTTGGAG GGCAGAAACCGAGCGAGGCTTGAGCCGCAAACACATCATTGAAG GCTTGCGAGGATCCCTGGAACGCCTCCAGTTGGGATATGTGGACATCGTCTTTGCCAATCGTTCGGATCCCAACAGTCCCATGGAGG AGATTGTGCGAGCCATGACCTACGTCATCAACCAGGGCCTGGCCCTATACTGGGGGACATCCCGATGGGGGGCTGCAGAAATCATG GAGGCCTACTCCATGGCCAGACAGTTCAATCTGATCCCTCCAGTGTGTGAACAAGCTGAGCACCATCTGTTTCAGAGAGAGAAGGTGGAGATGCAGCTCCCAGAGCTCTACCACAAGATTGGTTCGCAGTCCCCTCATCCCTGCCTTTCCCTCGGCCTCACCATCACTGAGATCCCCTTCCCACATCCCGTCCTCTCCGTCTTAGGTGTTGGTTCAGTCACCTGGTCCCCTCTGGCCTGTGGCCTCATCACTAGCAAGTATGATGGGCGAGTCCCAGATACCTGCAGGGTCACCATCAAG GGCTACCAGTGGCACAAAGACAAAGTGCAAAGTGAGGATGGCAAGAAACAACAAGCCAAAGTCATGGACCTTCTCCCCATCGCTCACCAGCTGGGCTGCACTGTGGCACAGCTTGCTATTG CGTGGTGTCTCCGCAGTGAGGGGGTCAGCTCGGTCTTGCTGGGGGTGTCCAGTGCGGAGCAGCTGGTGGAGCACCTGGGCGCCCTGCAG GTGCTGAATCAGCTGACCCCGCAGACGGTGATGGAGATAGACGGGCTCCTGGGCAACAAGCCGCATCCCAAGAAATAG
- the KCNAB3 gene encoding voltage-gated potassium channel subunit beta-3 isoform X3 has translation MQVSIACTEQNLRSRSSEDRLCGPRPGPGGGNGGLVGVGHGNPPGGGGSGPKARAAVVPRPPGPAGALRESTGRGTGMKYRNLGKSGLRVSCLGLGTWVTFGSQISDETAEDVLTVAYEHGVNLFDTAEVYAAGKAERTLGNILKSKGWRRSSYVITTKIFGGGQAETERGLSRKHIIEGLRGSLERLQLGYVDIVFANRSDPNSPMEEIVRAMTYVINQGLALYWGTSRWGAAEIMEAYSMARQFNLIPPVCEQAEHHLFQREKVEMQLPELYHKIGVGSVTWSPLACGLITSKYDGRVPDTCRVTIKGYQWHKDKVQSEDGKKQQAKVMDLLPIAHQLGCTVAQLAIAWCLRSEGVSSVLLGVSSAEQLVEHLGALQVLNQLTPQTVMEIDGLLGNKPHPKK, from the exons ATGCAGGTGTCTATCGCATGTACTGAGCAGAACCTTCGCAGCCGGAGCAGTGAGGACCGTCTGTGTGGACCCCGGCCGGGCCCCGGGGGCGGTAACGGCGGGCTGGTCGGCGTGGGGCATGGGAACCCTCCAGGGGGAGGAGGGTCGGGCCCCAAGGCCCGGGCCGCCGTGGTCCCCCGACCCCCGGGGCCCGCTGGGGCCCTCCGAGAGAGCACCGGCCGAGGCACTGGCATGAAATACAG GAACCTAGGAAAGTCTGGTCTTCGGGTATCCTGCCTTGGCCTAG GTACCTGGGTCACATTTGGTTCTCAGATCTCAGATGAG ACAGCAGAGGATGTGCTGACAGTAGCCTATGAGCACGGTGTAAACCTGTTTGATACCGCCGAAGTGTATGCAGCAGGAAA GGCTGAAAGAACCCTAGGGAACATCCTCAAGAGCAAAGGTTGGAG gAGATCAAGCTATGTCATCACCACCAAGATTTTTGGGGGAGGACA GGCAGAAACCGAGCGAGGCTTGAGCCGCAAACACATCATTGAAG GCTTGCGAGGATCCCTGGAACGCCTCCAGTTGGGATATGTGGACATCGTCTTTGCCAATCGTTCGGATCCCAACAGTCCCATGGAGG AGATTGTGCGAGCCATGACCTACGTCATCAACCAGGGCCTGGCCCTATACTGGGGGACATCCCGATGGGGGGCTGCAGAAATCATG GAGGCCTACTCCATGGCCAGACAGTTCAATCTGATCCCTCCAGTGTGTGAACAAGCTGAGCACCATCTGTTTCAGAGAGAGAAGGTGGAGATGCAGCTCCCAGAGCTCTACCACAAGATTG GTGTTGGTTCAGTCACCTGGTCCCCTCTGGCCTGTGGCCTCATCACTAGCAAGTATGATGGGCGAGTCCCAGATACCTGCAGGGTCACCATCAAG GGCTACCAGTGGCACAAAGACAAAGTGCAAAGTGAGGATGGCAAGAAACAACAAGCCAAAGTCATGGACCTTCTCCCCATCGCTCACCAGCTGGGCTGCACTGTGGCACAGCTTGCTATTG CGTGGTGTCTCCGCAGTGAGGGGGTCAGCTCGGTCTTGCTGGGGGTGTCCAGTGCGGAGCAGCTGGTGGAGCACCTGGGCGCCCTGCAG GTGCTGAATCAGCTGACCCCGCAGACGGTGATGGAGATAGACGGGCTCCTGGGCAACAAGCCGCATCCCAAGAAATAG
- the KCNAB3 gene encoding voltage-gated potassium channel subunit beta-3 isoform X1 produces the protein MQVSIACTEQNLRSRSSEDRLCGPRPGPGGGNGGLVGVGHGNPPGGGGSGPKARAAVVPRPPGPAGALRESTGRGTGMKYRNLGKSGLRVSCLGLGTWVTFGSQISDETAEDVLTVAYEHGVNLFDTAEVYAAGKAERTLGNILKSKGWRRSSYVITTKIFGGGQAETERGLSRKHIIEGLRGSLERLQLGYVDIVFANRSDPNSPMEEIVRAMTYVINQGLALYWGTSRWGAAEIMEAYSMARQFNLIPPVCEQAEHHLFQREKVEMQLPELYHKIGSQSPHPCLSLGLTITEIPFPHPVLSVLGVGSVTWSPLACGLITSKYDGRVPDTCRVTIKGYQWHKDKVQSEDGKKQQAKVMDLLPIAHQLGCTVAQLAIAWCLRSEGVSSVLLGVSSAEQLVEHLGALQVLNQLTPQTVMEIDGLLGNKPHPKK, from the exons ATGCAGGTGTCTATCGCATGTACTGAGCAGAACCTTCGCAGCCGGAGCAGTGAGGACCGTCTGTGTGGACCCCGGCCGGGCCCCGGGGGCGGTAACGGCGGGCTGGTCGGCGTGGGGCATGGGAACCCTCCAGGGGGAGGAGGGTCGGGCCCCAAGGCCCGGGCCGCCGTGGTCCCCCGACCCCCGGGGCCCGCTGGGGCCCTCCGAGAGAGCACCGGCCGAGGCACTGGCATGAAATACAG GAACCTAGGAAAGTCTGGTCTTCGGGTATCCTGCCTTGGCCTAG GTACCTGGGTCACATTTGGTTCTCAGATCTCAGATGAG ACAGCAGAGGATGTGCTGACAGTAGCCTATGAGCACGGTGTAAACCTGTTTGATACCGCCGAAGTGTATGCAGCAGGAAA GGCTGAAAGAACCCTAGGGAACATCCTCAAGAGCAAAGGTTGGAG gAGATCAAGCTATGTCATCACCACCAAGATTTTTGGGGGAGGACA GGCAGAAACCGAGCGAGGCTTGAGCCGCAAACACATCATTGAAG GCTTGCGAGGATCCCTGGAACGCCTCCAGTTGGGATATGTGGACATCGTCTTTGCCAATCGTTCGGATCCCAACAGTCCCATGGAGG AGATTGTGCGAGCCATGACCTACGTCATCAACCAGGGCCTGGCCCTATACTGGGGGACATCCCGATGGGGGGCTGCAGAAATCATG GAGGCCTACTCCATGGCCAGACAGTTCAATCTGATCCCTCCAGTGTGTGAACAAGCTGAGCACCATCTGTTTCAGAGAGAGAAGGTGGAGATGCAGCTCCCAGAGCTCTACCACAAGATTGGTTCGCAGTCCCCTCATCCCTGCCTTTCCCTCGGCCTCACCATCACTGAGATCCCCTTCCCACATCCCGTCCTCTCCGTCTTAGGTGTTGGTTCAGTCACCTGGTCCCCTCTGGCCTGTGGCCTCATCACTAGCAAGTATGATGGGCGAGTCCCAGATACCTGCAGGGTCACCATCAAG GGCTACCAGTGGCACAAAGACAAAGTGCAAAGTGAGGATGGCAAGAAACAACAAGCCAAAGTCATGGACCTTCTCCCCATCGCTCACCAGCTGGGCTGCACTGTGGCACAGCTTGCTATTG CGTGGTGTCTCCGCAGTGAGGGGGTCAGCTCGGTCTTGCTGGGGGTGTCCAGTGCGGAGCAGCTGGTGGAGCACCTGGGCGCCCTGCAG GTGCTGAATCAGCTGACCCCGCAGACGGTGATGGAGATAGACGGGCTCCTGGGCAACAAGCCGCATCCCAAGAAATAG
- the TRAPPC1 gene encoding trafficking protein particle complex subunit 1, giving the protein MTVHNLYLFDRNGVCLHYSEWHRKKQAGIPKEEEYKLMYGMLFSIRSFVSKMSPLDMKDGFLAFQTSRYKLHYYETPTGIKVVMNTDLGVGPIRDVLHHIYSALYVELVVKNPLCPLGQTVQSELFRSRLDSYVRSLPFFSARAG; this is encoded by the exons ATGACTGTCCACAACCTGTACCTGTTTGACCGAAATGGAGTGTGTCTGCATTACAGCGAGTGGCACCGCAAGAAGCAAGCGGGGATCCCTAAGGAGGAG GAGTACAAGCTGATGTACGGGATGCTCTTCTCTATCCGCTCTTTTGTCAGCAAGATGTCCCCGCTGGACAT GAAGGACGGCTTCCTGGCCTTCCAAACTAGCCGGTACAAACTCCATTACTACGAGACGCCCACTGGGATCAAGGTTGTCATGAATACAGACTTGGGCGTGGGGCCCATCCGAGATGTGCTGCATCACATCTACAGTGCG CTGTATGTGGagctggtggtgaagaatcccctGTGCCCGCTTGGCCAGACTGTGCAAAGTGAGCTCTTCCGTTCCCGACTGGACTCCTACGTCCGCTCTCTGCCCTTCTTCTCCGCCCGGGCTGGCTGA